One window of the Triticum dicoccoides isolate Atlit2015 ecotype Zavitan chromosome 3B, WEW_v2.0, whole genome shotgun sequence genome contains the following:
- the LOC119276865 gene encoding proline-rich receptor-like protein kinase PERK9, with translation MGGYADPFMPPQPASSSSYAVPQGGHGQPQPQPAPRPPGCPYSSSASAPPVSTSYHSLPPAASPPPVSSPPPASPPPETLPSPPPALPSSPPPPALSPPPPDAPPPSLPPPSPSPSPPPAEVQAPPPPMAADQPRVQPRVYPSPPPPSLPPPPPVVLSPPAPPPSHPPSPSPTPAPAPAPTPVAAYSPPPPRIASPPPPPRHHTKPHYAPPRSPGRPHSNSTRSNGSGKNIEISRETATTIVAIAGLAMLSFIGATIWLVKKKRRRAEPPSALPIQQQPAPPPPPPNYIPSSAGSSLASDGFYLRSPGYPFMRSSTGSHGFPYSPADSGIGYSRMLFTPENLAGISNDFSDENLLGEGGFGCVYKGILPDGRPVAIKKLKIGNGQGEREFRAEVDTISRVHHRHLVSLVGYCVSEGQRMLVYDFVPNNTLYYHLHVNEVPLDWRTRVKIAAGAARGIAYLHEDCHPRIIHRDIKSSNILLDNNYEAQVSDFGLARLAADSNTHVTTRVMGTFGYLAPEYALSGKLTAKSDLYSFGVVLLELITGRKPVDSSQPLGDESLVEWARPFLSQAIEHRDFGDLPDPRMENKFEENEMYHMIGAAAACIRHSAVMRPRMGQVVRALDSLADSNLNNGLQPGRSEVFLEPRTEEIRLFQLREFGSRECSDELSQASWRSRRDL, from the exons aTGGGCGGCTACGCGGATCCCTTCATGCCTCCGCAgccggcgtcgtcgtcgtcgtacgCCGTGCCGCAGGGCGGGCAtgggcagccgcagccgcagcccGCGCCGCGCCCGCCGGGCTGTCCGTACTCCTCCTCCGCCTCGGCTCCGCCGGTTTCCACGTCCTACCATTCTTTGCCCCCCGCGGCGTCACCTCCGCCGGTAAGTAGCCCCCCTCCGGCCTCCCCGCCACCCGAGACACTGCCGTCACCTCCTCCAGCATTGCCTtcgtcgccgccaccgccggcatTGTCGCCTCCGCCGCCCGACGCGCCCCCTCCGTCGCTTCCACCGCCGTCCCCATCGCCCTCGCCGCCTCCCGCCGAGGTTCAggcgccaccgccgccgatggcGGCTGACCAGCCACGCGTACAGCCCCGCGTGTACCCGTCACCGCCACCTCCGTCCCTCCCCCCGCCGCCGCCAGTAGTCCTCTCGCCACCAGCCCCGCCTCCATCCCACCCACCATCGCCATCGCCTACGCCAgctccagctccagcacccacgCCGGTTGCGGCCTATTCGCCTCCCCCGCCAAGAATTGcatctcccccgccgccgccgcggcatcATACCAAGCCACATTATGCCCCGCCGCGCTCGCCTGGGAGGCCACACTCAAACTCGACCCGCTCAAATGGCAGCGGCAAGAACATCGAAATATCGAGGGAAACTGCCACCACCATTGTAGCAATTGCCGGTCTTGCAATGCTCAGCTTCATCGGTGCCACCATTTGGCTTGTCAAAAAGAAGCGACGGCGGGCAGAGCCTCCCTCAGCACTGCCGATACAGCAGCAACCAGCTCCCCCGCCGCCACCACCCAATTACATTCCCTCGTCTGCTGGATCCTCACTAGCATCAG ATGGATTCTACTTACGATCACCGGGCTATCCCTTCATGAGGTCCAGTACTGGGAGCCATGGGTTCCCCTACTCGCCGGCAGACTCCGGGATAGGGTACTCGAGGATGCTGTTCACGCCGGAGAATTTGGCAGGAATCTCAAATGACTTTTCGGATGAGAACCTCTTGGGAGAAGGTGGATTTGGGTGTGTGTACAAGGGCATCTTGCCAGATGGTCGCCCTGTGGCTATCAAGAAGCTGAAGATTGGGAATGGGCAGGGAGAGCGTGAATTCAGGGCCGAAGTTGATACTATCAGCAGAGTACATCATAGACATTTGGTTTCACTAGTAGGCTATTGCGTATCAGAGGGCCAGCGGATGCTTGTATATGATTTTGTTCCCAATAACACACTTTATTACCATCTCCATG TAAATGAAGTACCACTTGATTGGCGTACGAGGGTCAAGATTGCGGCCGGAGCAGCTCGTGGAATTGCTTACCTGCACGAAGATT GTCATCCACGGATTATTCATAGAGATATTAAATCATCTAATATTTTGTTGGATAACAACTATGAAGCTCAG GTTTCCGATTTTGGACTTGCAAGGTTAGCGGCCGACTCCAACACACATGTCACAACACGTGTCATGGGAACATTTGG GTATTTGGCTCCAGAGTATGCATTGTCCGGGAAGTTGACAGCAAAATCTGATCTATATTCTTTTGGAGTTGTTCTTTTGGAACTTATTACGGGAAGAAAACCTGTTGATTCTTCTCAGCCGCTTGGAGATGAGAGTCTTGTCGAATGG GCCCGGCCCTTTCTCTCGCAAGCAATTGAGCATCGAGACTTTGGAGACCTTCCTGATCCGAGAATGGAAAACAAGTTTGAAGAAAATGAGATGTATCATATGATAGGAGCTGCGGCTGCATGCATTCGTCATTCTGCGGTGATGAGACCACGGATGGGGCAG GTGGTTAGGGCACTGGATAGTTTAGCCGACTCTAACCTAAACAACGGCCTTCAACCCGGGCGCAGCGAGGTGTTCTTGGAGCCGCGAACCGAGGAGATCAGGCTGTTCCAGCTGAGAGAGTTCGGCAGCCGGGAGTGCAGCGACGAGCTGAGCCAGGCTAGCTGGAGGAGCCGGAGAGACCTGTGA